From the genome of Hathewaya histolytica, one region includes:
- a CDS encoding C39 family peptidase yields the protein MKINRTKVLGVVLISFIALFCLLIKSFYFKEYSMGNDKIPYYSQRDKRWGNKLYGKKGTIRSSGCGPTSLAMVISGITGRKDITPKAVADWSVENGHRAEGNGSYWSLMTEGGKAFGLNVRQVSRKNKNEILNSLKQGKVAIVSLDKGEIASEGHFIVLIGITEDNKILIHDPSSINNSKKAWEPDIIFNESSKNAGENGSPFWIFHKR from the coding sequence ATGAAAATAAACCGTACAAAAGTTTTAGGGGTAGTGTTGATATCTTTTATAGCATTATTTTGTTTATTAATAAAAAGTTTCTATTTTAAAGAATATTCTATGGGTAATGACAAAATTCCATATTATAGTCAAAGAGATAAAAGGTGGGGGAATAAACTATATGGTAAAAAAGGCACTATAAGAAGTTCAGGATGTGGACCAACAAGCTTAGCCATGGTTATATCAGGGATTACAGGAAGGAAAGATATAACACCTAAAGCTGTTGCAGATTGGTCAGTAGAAAATGGACATAGGGCAGAAGGAAATGGTTCATATTGGTCATTGATGACAGAGGGAGGAAAAGCCTTTGGGCTTAATGTAAGGCAAGTAAGTAGAAAAAATAAAAATGAAATATTGAATTCTCTAAAACAAGGGAAAGTAGCTATTGTTAGTTTAGATAAAGGGGAAATCGCTTCTGAAGGTCATTTTATTGTGCTTATAGGTATAACAGAAGATAATAAAATACTTATTCATGATCCCTCCAGTATTAATAATTCAAAAAAGGCATGGGAACCTGATATCATTTTTAATGAAAGTTCTAAGAATGCAGGGGAAAACGGTAGTCCTTTTTGGATTTTTCATAAGAGATGA
- a CDS encoding IS1182 family transposase — protein MLMHQKMILSEYGDIYDRIIPKDNMLRRIKEMVDFSFIYDELVSTYCNNNGRGAIDPIRMFKYLLLKTIFNISDVDVVERSKYDMSFKYFLDMAPEEDVINPSSLTKFRKLRLKDTNLMDMLISKTVEIALEKEIIKSKSIIVDSTHTKARYNQKTPREVLIEQSKKLRKSVYNIDESMKARFPNKVNNGLLEDEIEYCQKLISVIEKEEVISSYPAVKEKLNLLKETIEDDLEVLSFSKDADAKVGHKTADTSFFGYKTHIAMTEERIITAAVVTSGEKHDGKQLKSLIEKSEASGLNIENIIGDAAYSEKENIEYVNESEKNLIAKLSKSVSHGNKRQTKTKFEYNKDADMYACEAGHMSTKKTSTRPKKHAKDGLGTVISYFFDVKKCQCCPLKQGCYKEGAKTKSYSVSIKTNTHQKHIEFQETDFFKEKSKERYKIEAKNSEMKHRHGYDVASAAGLVGMQMQGALTIFAVNLKRILTLSNQ, from the coding sequence ATGTTAATGCATCAAAAGATGATATTAAGCGAATATGGTGATATATATGATAGGATTATCCCTAAAGATAATATGTTGAGAAGGATTAAAGAAATGGTAGATTTCTCATTCATCTACGATGAATTAGTTTCTACATATTGCAATAATAACGGTCGCGGAGCGATTGACCCAATAAGAATGTTTAAATATCTTTTACTAAAAACTATTTTCAATATTTCTGATGTAGATGTTGTTGAACGCTCTAAATATGATATGTCTTTTAAATATTTCTTAGATATGGCTCCGGAGGAGGATGTAATTAATCCAAGTTCTTTAACTAAATTTAGAAAGCTACGCTTAAAGGACACTAATCTAATGGACATGCTAATTTCTAAAACCGTAGAAATAGCATTGGAAAAGGAAATTATAAAATCAAAATCAATTATTGTTGATTCAACTCATACCAAAGCTAGATACAATCAAAAAACACCTAGGGAAGTTTTAATTGAACAATCTAAAAAACTTCGAAAGTCAGTTTATAACATTGATGAGTCAATGAAAGCAAGGTTTCCTAATAAAGTTAACAACGGTCTTCTTGAGGATGAAATAGAGTATTGTCAAAAACTTATATCAGTTATTGAAAAAGAAGAGGTCATTTCAAGTTATCCAGCTGTAAAAGAAAAATTAAATTTATTAAAAGAAACAATCGAAGATGATTTAGAGGTTTTGTCATTCTCTAAAGATGCTGACGCAAAAGTTGGACACAAAACTGCTGATACATCTTTCTTTGGGTATAAAACTCATATTGCAATGACTGAGGAACGTATTATTACTGCTGCTGTAGTTACTTCGGGAGAAAAACACGATGGAAAACAACTAAAATCACTTATTGAAAAGAGCGAAGCCTCTGGCTTAAACATAGAAAATATTATTGGAGATGCAGCTTATTCAGAAAAAGAAAATATAGAATATGTAAATGAAAGTGAAAAAAATCTAATTGCAAAGCTTAGTAAATCAGTATCTCATGGTAACAAAAGACAAACTAAAACGAAGTTTGAATATAATAAAGATGCAGATATGTATGCGTGTGAAGCTGGCCATATGAGTACTAAGAAAACTAGTACTAGACCTAAAAAACATGCCAAAGATGGACTAGGTACAGTAATTTCTTATTTTTTTGATGTTAAAAAGTGTCAGTGTTGCCCTTTAAAACAAGGGTGCTATAAAGAAGGTGCTAAAACTAAATCATACTCAGTTTCAATCAAAACGAATACGCATCAAAAACATATTGAATTTCAAGAAACTGATTTTTTTAAAGAAAAATCAAAAGAGAGATATAAAATTGAAGCTAAAAATAGTGAAATGAAACATAGACATGGGTATGATGTTGCGTCAGCCGCAGGTCTTGTTGGCATGCAAATGCAAGGTGCATTGACCATTTTTGCTGTAAACTTGAAGAGAATATTGACTCTAAGCAATCAGTAA
- a CDS encoding FeoB-associated Cys-rich membrane protein has translation MEYIIIGAIVLLAIYIIGKQIKNQITGKGCGCSGGCSGCSGCDSKGSNESNVINFVSKKEAMEKNQEQNKQDK, from the coding sequence ATGGAATATATTATTATCGGAGCTATAGTGCTCCTTGCAATTTATATTATAGGAAAACAAATTAAAAACCAAATAACAGGCAAAGGCTGTGGCTGCTCTGGTGGATGCAGTGGTTGTAGCGGTTGTGATTCAAAAGGTTCAAATGAATCTAATGTAATAAATTTTGTTTCAAAAAAAGAAGCTATGGAAAAAAATCAAGAACAAAATAAACAAGATAAATAA
- a CDS encoding beta-galactosidase → MRTNYGPISKKVNRVLHGADYNPEQWIDVPGIWNEDVRLMKLAGCNVVAVGIFSWTALEPEEGRFEFGWLDEIMDTMHKNDIHVILATPSGARPAWMSAKYPEVLRVQDNRARNLQGGRHNHCYTSPVYREKTGIINRKLAERYKDHPALIMWHVSNEYGVSKEFGGDCHCEYCQEAFRSWLKDKYNNDLNKLNKQWWAKFWSHTYTDWSQIESPSQRGESYLHGLNLDWKRFTSHQVIDFYKNEIKPLREITPDIPVTTNFDEYVNLNEGIDYWKFAPHVDVVSWDNYPYWHGERPDSLEASRRAFIHDLNRSLKGGKPFILMESSPSATNWQSVAKLRRPGMHVLSSIQAIAHGSDTVQYFQWRKSRGSSEKFHGAVVDHCGHENTRVFKDVSDVGNILSKLSPVIGTSVDAEVAVIYDWENFWALDDAQGPRVEKKDYFETCQKHYKAFWEMSIPVDVINMDVDFSKYKILIAPMLYMVRPGVGGRIEEFVKRGGTFVTTYWSGIVNENDLCFLGGFPGPLRKVTGIWSEELDVLYDDDVNYVKFEGGTPLLIQNEYEAKVFCDLIHAETAKVLATYKEDFYAGRPALTVNEFGSGKAYYIAFRNNEEFLIDFYNSISKDIKLKRVLESDLPCGVTAQTRYDEENEFVFISNFTKDEKSVDLGDKKFKDMVTSEGVGGEIKLKAYEVKILQKI, encoded by the coding sequence ATGAGGACTAATTATGGACCAATAAGTAAAAAAGTTAATAGAGTATTGCATGGGGCAGATTACAATCCAGAGCAGTGGATAGATGTTCCTGGGATTTGGAACGAGGATGTAAGACTTATGAAACTTGCAGGTTGTAATGTTGTAGCCGTTGGAATATTTTCATGGACAGCTTTAGAACCAGAAGAAGGCAGATTTGAGTTTGGCTGGCTAGATGAAATCATGGATACTATGCATAAAAATGATATACATGTAATTCTAGCAACTCCAAGTGGAGCTAGACCAGCTTGGATGTCAGCTAAATATCCAGAAGTTTTAAGAGTTCAAGATAATAGAGCTCGTAATCTTCAAGGTGGAAGACATAATCATTGTTATACATCTCCAGTGTATCGTGAAAAAACGGGAATAATTAATAGAAAACTTGCAGAAAGATATAAAGATCATCCAGCATTAATTATGTGGCACGTATCTAACGAGTACGGTGTATCTAAGGAATTTGGCGGAGACTGTCATTGTGAATACTGTCAGGAAGCTTTTAGATCATGGTTAAAAGATAAGTATAATAATGATCTTAATAAATTAAATAAGCAGTGGTGGGCAAAGTTTTGGAGTCATACATATACTGATTGGTCGCAAATTGAGTCTCCATCACAACGTGGAGAAAGCTATCTACACGGGCTTAATTTAGATTGGAAGAGGTTTACATCCCACCAAGTAATAGATTTTTATAAAAATGAAATTAAACCCTTAAGAGAAATAACTCCGGATATACCTGTAACTACGAATTTTGATGAATACGTAAATCTTAATGAGGGAATAGACTATTGGAAATTTGCACCTCATGTTGATGTAGTATCTTGGGATAACTATCCATATTGGCATGGAGAGCGTCCAGACTCGCTTGAAGCTAGTAGAAGGGCATTTATACATGATTTAAATAGATCATTAAAAGGAGGAAAACCATTTATTTTAATGGAAAGCTCTCCAAGTGCAACAAATTGGCAATCAGTGGCTAAGTTAAGACGTCCTGGTATGCATGTACTTTCTTCCATTCAAGCTATAGCTCATGGATCTGACACTGTACAATATTTTCAGTGGAGAAAAAGCAGAGGATCATCTGAAAAGTTCCACGGAGCAGTTGTAGATCATTGTGGACATGAAAATACAAGAGTATTTAAAGATGTTTCAGATGTAGGAAATATATTATCTAAACTTTCTCCTGTAATTGGAACATCAGTGGATGCAGAGGTAGCTGTTATATATGATTGGGAAAATTTCTGGGCATTAGATGATGCACAAGGTCCAAGGGTAGAGAAAAAGGATTATTTTGAAACTTGCCAAAAACATTATAAGGCTTTTTGGGAAATGAGTATACCTGTAGATGTAATAAATATGGATGTAGATTTTTCTAAGTATAAAATCCTTATTGCACCTATGTTATATATGGTAAGACCAGGAGTAGGAGGGAGAATAGAGGAATTTGTTAAAAGGGGTGGAACTTTTGTTACAACTTACTGGAGCGGTATAGTAAATGAAAATGATTTATGTTTCCTTGGTGGTTTCCCAGGTCCGCTTAGAAAAGTTACTGGAATTTGGTCAGAAGAATTAGATGTTTTATATGATGATGATGTAAATTATGTGAAATTTGAGGGTGGAACTCCACTTCTAATTCAAAATGAATATGAAGCTAAGGTTTTCTGTGATTTAATTCATGCTGAAACAGCAAAGGTACTTGCAACATACAAGGAAGATTTCTATGCAGGAAGACCAGCACTTACTGTAAATGAGTTTGGATCTGGTAAGGCATATTATATAGCATTTAGAAATAACGAAGAATTCCTTATAGATTTCTATAATAGTATCTCAAAAGACATAAAGTTAAAGAGAGTACTAGAGAGTGATTTACCTTGTGGTGTTACAGCTCAAACACGTTATGATGAGGAAAATGAATTTGTATTTATATCGAATTTTACGAAAGATGAAAAGAGTGTGGACCTTGGAGATAAAAAATTTAAAGACATGGTAACTTCTGAGGGTGTTGGGGGAGAAATAAAATTAAAAGCTTATGAAGTTAAAATACTTCAAAAAATATAG
- a CDS encoding glutaredoxin family protein: MEKVQVYTSDTCPHCVTAKEYLKQNNIEFEEKNIKEGQFRKELMAMGFMSVPVILIGEEQILGFDKARVDSLLGL, translated from the coding sequence ATGGAAAAGGTTCAAGTTTATACTTCAGACACATGTCCACATTGTGTAACCGCAAAAGAATATTTAAAACAAAACAATATAGAATTTGAAGAAAAAAATATTAAAGAAGGCCAATTTAGAAAAGAATTAATGGCCATGGGCTTTATGAGTGTGCCTGTAATCCTAATCGGAGAGGAACAAATTCTTGGTTTTGATAAAGCAAGAGTTGACTCTTTATTAGGACTATAA
- the tnpA gene encoding IS200/IS605 family transposase, with product MDNSSLAHSKWNCKYHIVFAPKYRRQVIYGKIKADIGQILRKLCEHKGVEIIEANACKDHIHMLVSIPPKLSVSQFMGYLKGKSSLMIFDRHANLKYKYGNRQFWCKGYYVDTVGRNKKVIEEYIKNQIQEDIAYEQMSLKEYIDPFTGKPVKQGKK from the coding sequence ATGGATAATAGTAGTTTAGCACATAGCAAGTGGAATTGTAAATATCATATAGTTTTCGCACCTAAGTATAGGAGACAAGTAATATATGGGAAGATAAAAGCAGATATAGGACAAATATTAAGAAAGCTATGTGAACATAAAGGAGTAGAAATAATTGAAGCAAATGCGTGCAAAGATCACATACATATGCTTGTAAGTATACCACCAAAACTAAGTGTATCTCAATTTATGGGATATCTAAAAGGAAAAAGTTCGTTGATGATATTTGATAGACATGCAAATTTAAAATATAAATATGGAAATAGACAATTTTGGTGTAAGGGTTATTATGTTGATACAGTTGGTAGAAATAAAAAAGTTATAGAGGAATATATAAAGAATCAGATACAAGAAGATATAGCATATGAACAGATGAGTTTAAAAGAATATATAGACCCGTTTACGGGTAAGCCAGTAAAACAAGGCAAAAAATAA
- a CDS encoding DUF1292 domain-containing protein, with protein sequence MSKPFMTVENAQGKTVELELVDTIQVDSFKYIIVSEMDSDNAFAYRVDEDHGKPKYSSIGNGSEFRKVLEKYNEKHMQH encoded by the coding sequence ATGAGTAAACCATTTATGACTGTAGAAAATGCTCAAGGTAAAACTGTGGAATTAGAATTAGTAGATACAATTCAAGTTGATAGTTTCAAATATATTATAGTATCAGAAATGGATTCAGATAATGCTTTTGCCTATAGGGTAGATGAAGATCACGGAAAACCTAAGTATTCATCCATTGGAAATGGAAGTGAGTTTAGAAAAGTTTTAGAAAAATATAATGAAAAACATATGCAACATTAA
- a CDS encoding DUF6762 family protein: MEECTIMLIEKDLDGNLLEEIDNYKIENADLVKGFYGVRDNDSINVYLLLSTDRDVEDWEFNAIYDHIDLDNLKERYLSVEEVEDTYNPTFEFKIKYKEDMEEDLNELINLYYEELSKTYSIIEEYKEEYI; this comes from the coding sequence ATGGAAGAATGTACAATAATGCTTATAGAGAAGGATTTAGATGGAAACCTTTTAGAAGAAATAGATAATTACAAGATAGAAAATGCTGATTTAGTTAAGGGCTTTTATGGAGTAAGAGATAATGATTCAATTAATGTCTATCTCTTATTGAGTACTGATAGAGATGTGGAAGATTGGGAGTTTAATGCTATTTATGATCATATAGATTTAGATAACTTAAAGGAGCGTTATTTATCTGTAGAGGAAGTAGAAGATACTTACAATCCGACATTTGAATTTAAAATAAAATATAAAGAAGATATGGAAGAAGATTTAAATGAGCTGATTAATTTATATTATGAAGAGTTATCAAAGACTTATTCTATAATAGAAGAGTACAAAGAAGAATATATTTAA
- a CDS encoding ribonuclease H-like domain-containing protein, giving the protein MYIREYKTDLLVPDEVYDKYGLKNVAFFDIETTGFNKVSDVIMLVSLGYYLDREKFYIKQYYAEYVEDEESIMQELKKDISGFNFWCSYNGIAFDEPYVKKKMEIHHIDFTAPENHIDLYRLIKPYYTQFGLQRCNLKTIEKYLGIERKDQIDGGLSAQLYKQYLYTNNEEIRDTIMLHNYEDVLNLPILFNLLHKIDTDPSIIKEPSITKNQLRYINILAKKNNITLKSNLSSISKKAASRAIDCILKGNHNGEEIDFLIKDTY; this is encoded by the coding sequence ATGTATATTCGAGAATATAAAACAGACTTATTAGTACCAGATGAGGTATATGATAAGTATGGTTTAAAAAATGTAGCTTTTTTTGATATTGAGACTACGGGATTTAATAAAGTTTCAGATGTTATAATGTTAGTTTCACTAGGATATTATTTAGATAGGGAGAAATTCTATATAAAGCAATACTATGCAGAATACGTTGAAGATGAAGAGAGCATAATGCAGGAACTTAAAAAGGATATTAGCGGATTTAATTTTTGGTGTTCTTATAATGGAATAGCTTTTGATGAGCCTTATGTTAAAAAGAAAATGGAGATTCATCATATAGATTTTACTGCACCAGAAAATCATATAGATCTTTATAGGCTTATAAAACCTTATTATACTCAATTTGGACTTCAGAGATGTAATCTTAAAACCATTGAAAAATATTTAGGTATAGAGAGAAAAGATCAAATTGACGGGGGACTTAGTGCCCAATTGTATAAGCAATATTTATATACTAATAATGAGGAAATAAGAGATACTATAATGCTTCATAACTATGAGGATGTTTTAAATCTTCCTATTTTGTTTAATCTACTACATAAGATAGATACGGATCCTAGCATTATAAAAGAGCCAAGCATTACAAAAAATCAGCTTAGATATATAAATATACTTGCAAAGAAAAATAATATCACATTAAAATCTAACCTTAGTAGTATTTCAAAAAAGGCTGCATCTAGAGCAATAGATTGCATATTAAAAGGAAATCATAATGGGGAAGAAATAGATTTTTTAATAAAGGATACATATTAA
- the argS gene encoding arginine--tRNA ligase yields MNYKKLIAQEVSKLVEVDIENIEKLIEIPPQSEMGDYAFPCFQFAKTLRKAPNLISADLKEKLQIEGIDKIENVGPYLNFFVNKEIFSKNTIEKILKEKESYGSCKVGEGKNVIVEYSSPNIAKPFHVGHLFSTAVGHSLYEILKFQGYNCTRINHVGDWGTQFGKLISAYKRWVDEEALEKDPIPELLRIYVKFHDAAEENPELETEARAHFKNLEDGKEFEVGLWKKFKDLSLKEFAKVYDLLGVEFDSYAGESFYSDKMPVITKAIEDKGILTDSNGAKVVMLDDYNMPPCIIKKSDGATIYATRDLAAAKYRKDEYDFHKNIYVVGKDQSLHFKQIFTTLKLMEYDWADDCIHVPFGLVRFADKKLSTRKGDVILLEELLKGAIDKTIEIINEKNPNLKNKEEAAKTIGIGSVIFTYLKNSREKDIVFNWGEMLSFDGETAPYVQYTYARGKSILNKVSKSSVEADFSLLNSKEEFELVKQLSNFSKAINYAADKLEPSVISRYVLDVAKYFNKFYNSHNIANTEDEKLKNARIELVESTCQVIENALKLLGIGVVQEM; encoded by the coding sequence ATGAATTATAAAAAACTTATAGCACAAGAAGTTAGTAAATTAGTAGAAGTAGATATAGAGAATATAGAAAAATTAATTGAAATTCCACCTCAATCAGAAATGGGCGATTATGCTTTTCCTTGTTTCCAATTTGCAAAAACTTTAAGAAAAGCACCTAATTTAATCTCTGCAGATTTAAAGGAAAAGTTACAAATTGAGGGTATAGATAAGATAGAGAATGTTGGACCATATTTAAACTTTTTTGTAAACAAAGAGATATTTTCAAAAAATACTATTGAGAAGATATTAAAAGAAAAAGAATCTTATGGTTCATGTAAAGTTGGAGAAGGTAAAAATGTAATAGTAGAATACTCATCTCCTAATATTGCAAAGCCATTTCATGTTGGGCATTTATTTAGTACAGCTGTAGGTCACTCTCTTTATGAAATTTTAAAATTTCAAGGATATAACTGTACAAGAATAAACCACGTAGGAGATTGGGGAACGCAATTTGGTAAATTGATTTCTGCTTATAAAAGATGGGTAGATGAAGAAGCGTTAGAAAAAGATCCTATACCAGAACTTTTAAGAATTTATGTTAAATTCCATGATGCTGCAGAAGAAAATCCTGAATTAGAAACAGAAGCAAGAGCACACTTTAAAAATCTAGAAGATGGAAAAGAGTTTGAAGTAGGTCTTTGGAAGAAATTTAAGGACTTAAGTTTAAAAGAGTTCGCAAAAGTTTATGATTTATTAGGTGTAGAGTTTGACTCTTATGCTGGTGAGAGTTTTTATAGTGATAAGATGCCTGTTATAACTAAGGCTATAGAAGATAAAGGCATACTTACAGATAGTAATGGTGCTAAGGTTGTTATGCTTGATGATTACAATATGCCACCATGTATAATTAAAAAATCAGATGGTGCAACTATATATGCGACTCGTGACCTTGCAGCTGCAAAATACAGAAAAGATGAATATGATTTTCATAAGAATATTTATGTAGTTGGAAAAGACCAAAGTCTTCATTTTAAACAAATATTCACTACATTAAAACTAATGGAATATGATTGGGCAGATGACTGTATACATGTTCCATTTGGTCTTGTAAGATTTGCAGATAAAAAGCTTTCTACAAGAAAAGGTGATGTAATTCTTCTTGAAGAACTATTAAAAGGTGCTATAGATAAAACTATAGAGATTATAAATGAAAAAAATCCAAACCTTAAGAATAAGGAAGAAGCTGCGAAGACTATTGGAATAGGTTCAGTAATATTTACCTATCTTAAAAATTCAAGAGAAAAGGATATAGTATTTAATTGGGGGGAAATGTTAAGCTTTGATGGTGAAACAGCTCCATATGTACAGTACACTTATGCTCGTGGAAAAAGCATATTAAATAAAGTTTCAAAATCAAGCGTAGAGGCAGATTTTAGCCTATTAAACAGTAAAGAAGAGTTTGAACTTGTAAAACAATTATCTAATTTCTCTAAGGCTATAAATTACGCTGCAGACAAGTTAGAGCCTAGTGTAATTTCAAGATATGTTTTAGATGTTGCTAAGTATTTTAATAAGTTCTATAACAGCCATAATATTGCAAATACAGAAGATGAAAAACTTAAAAATGCAAGAATTGAATTGGTAGAGAGTACCTGTCAAGTTATAGAAAATGCTCTTAAGTTATTAGGAATTGGTGTAGTTCAAGAAATGTAA
- the uppS gene encoding polyprenyl diphosphate synthase, with product MRIPKHVGIIPDGNRRWAQCNGLTKDRGYENGLMPGLTAVKILKDMGVQEITYYGFTTDNTKRPKEQCEAFTNACIKAVNLIKDDDVSLLVIGDTNSPMFPEQLTPYTKRHEVSENKVKINFLVNYGWNWDLYSLSKGKFTNRKDIYGNIQSKEISRIDLIIRWGGRRRLSGFLPVQSVYSDFYIVDEYWPDFKPQHIYNAIDWYQSQDVTLGG from the coding sequence ATGAGAATACCAAAACATGTAGGAATAATTCCAGATGGAAATAGACGTTGGGCACAATGCAATGGTTTAACTAAAGATAGGGGATATGAAAATGGACTGATGCCAGGTCTTACAGCAGTAAAAATTTTAAAAGACATGGGAGTTCAAGAGATAACATATTATGGTTTTACAACAGACAATACCAAAAGACCCAAGGAACAATGTGAAGCTTTTACAAATGCCTGTATAAAAGCTGTGAATTTAATAAAAGATGATGATGTTTCTCTTTTAGTTATAGGGGATACAAACTCTCCAATGTTTCCGGAGCAGTTAACTCCTTACACGAAAAGACATGAGGTTTCAGAGAATAAAGTTAAGATTAATTTCCTTGTAAATTACGGATGGAATTGGGATTTATATTCACTTAGTAAAGGAAAGTTTACTAACAGGAAAGATATATATGGAAATATTCAATCTAAGGAGATTTCAAGGATAGATTTAATTATAAGATGGGGTGGACGTAGAAGGCTTAGCGGTTTCTTACCCGTACAATCTGTTTACTCAGACTTTTATATAGTCGATGAGTACTGGCCAGATTTTAAACCCCAACATATATACAATGCCATAGATTGGTACCAAAGCCAGGATGTAACTTTAGGTGGGTAA
- a CDS encoding YibE/F family protein, with amino-acid sequence MLLLKRGFNSTNLTRRQKREKEKAKVRKRIFKILACLTFIIGILYINPNIIVNVKHNIENNTATAGIYKGKVMGVKREEYTYLENTYEKKKGVQNIEVMVTNGNLKGKVLGIQNNYDYSNPYSYVIKGGDRVFLSIHETNGGNIEKAYIHDFDRSGYLIILVLIFFFALFLFGGRNGVKTFISLILILPIILKIIPYYLLKGYNHILVIFISSLFLICIISLILWGFNRESVSTMIGSLGGMILGGALVFIFQYLCKLTGIPNGEVQMIMYGGKEINFIGIIFGGIIIGSLGAMMNISLNITKAMRNAEMETLNIKFGELLKVGFKEGKSSIGSISNTLILAYLGAALQTIIVLMVSNNMSILQGVNGEALVVEILRVVSGILGFIFAIPVTAFTYALFSKNAALK; translated from the coding sequence ATGTTACTTTTAAAAAGAGGTTTTAATTCTACTAATTTAACTAGAAGACAAAAACGAGAAAAGGAAAAAGCGAAGGTTAGAAAAAGAATATTTAAAATTTTAGCTTGCCTTACTTTTATTATAGGTATACTTTATATTAATCCAAATATAATAGTAAATGTTAAACATAATATAGAGAATAATACAGCTACAGCTGGAATTTATAAAGGCAAGGTTATGGGGGTTAAGAGGGAAGAATACACTTATCTTGAAAATACCTATGAAAAGAAAAAAGGTGTTCAAAATATTGAGGTCATGGTAACTAACGGTAACTTAAAAGGAAAAGTATTGGGTATACAAAATAACTACGATTATAGTAACCCCTATAGTTATGTAATTAAAGGTGGAGATAGGGTATTTTTATCCATACATGAAACAAATGGGGGAAATATAGAAAAAGCTTATATACATGATTTTGATAGAAGTGGATATTTAATAATTTTAGTACTTATATTCTTTTTCGCATTATTTTTATTTGGAGGAAGAAATGGAGTAAAAACTTTTATATCATTAATACTTATACTTCCAATCATACTTAAAATAATTCCCTACTACTTACTTAAAGGATATAATCATATATTAGTAATATTTATTAGTAGTTTATTTTTAATATGCATAATATCTTTGATTCTTTGGGGATTTAATAGAGAGTCTGTATCTACAATGATAGGTTCTTTAGGTGGAATGATTCTTGGTGGTGCTTTAGTATTTATTTTTCAATATTTATGTAAACTAACAGGAATACCTAATGGAGAAGTGCAAATGATAATGTATGGAGGCAAGGAAATAAATTTCATAGGTATAATTTTTGGAGGTATTATTATAGGATCCCTAGGGGCCATGATGAATATAAGTTTAAACATAACTAAAGCTATGAGAAATGCAGAAATGGAAACTTTAAATATTAAATTTGGAGAGCTTTTAAAAGTTGGTTTTAAAGAAGGGAAAAGTTCTATTGGAAGTATTTCTAACACTTTAATATTGGCATATTTAGGGGCAGCATTACAGACTATTATTGTACTTATGGTCTCTAATAACATGTCTATATTACAAGGAGTAAATGGAGAAGCCTTAGTTGTAGAAATTTTAAGAGTTGTATCTGGTATATTAGGATTTATTTTTGCAATTCCTGTAACTGCTTTTACATATGCTTTATTTAGTAAAAATGCAGCGTTAAAGTAG
- a CDS encoding TspO/MBR family protein codes for MITLGTGFISASMNKNYIGFYKILRRPVFAPPDIVFPIVWTILYFLMGISLYNILKSKEEGAHVNKGLTLFFIQLFLNFLWPIIFLKKRLIFIAFLQLVLLIIFIILTIIEFYKKNKKAALLLIPYVLWCVFAAVLNFFIWFLNA; via the coding sequence ATTATAACTTTAGGTACTGGCTTTATTAGTGCAAGTATGAATAAAAATTATATAGGGTTTTATAAAATTTTAAGAAGACCAGTTTTTGCTCCACCAGATATTGTATTTCCTATAGTTTGGACAATATTATATTTTTTAATGGGAATATCCCTCTATAATATTTTAAAATCTAAAGAAGAAGGTGCACATGTAAATAAGGGTTTAACTTTATTTTTTATTCAACTATTCTTAAATTTTTTATGGCCTATAATATTTTTGAAAAAACGCTTAATATTTATAGCTTTTTTACAATTAGTTTTACTTATAATATTTATTATACTTACCATAATTGAGTTCTATAAAAAGAATAAAAAGGCAGCATTACTTTTAATTCCTTATGTTTTATGGTGTGTTTTTGCAGCAGTACTTAATTTCTTTATTTGGTTTTTAAATGCATAA